From Saprospiraceae bacterium, one genomic window encodes:
- a CDS encoding SPOR domain-containing protein, whose amino-acid sequence MKWSIFLFVWTINLTHSPIFGQHSVKIEADQDVTTLFNQYIRINKSITHVSGWRITVISTADRRQMEDTKTQFQKNFSYKFKWEYKEPYYKLIAGAFLNRSEAMAALDQVKKKFSTAFISIDHKIEYSEIH is encoded by the coding sequence ATGAAATGGTCGATCTTTTTATTTGTCTGGACAATAAATCTTACTCACAGTCCAATTTTTGGACAACATTCCGTGAAAATTGAAGCTGATCAGGATGTTACTACACTCTTTAATCAATACATCCGCATCAACAAAAGCATAACCCATGTCTCTGGTTGGAGGATAACCGTAATTTCAACAGCTGACAGAAGGCAGATGGAAGATACGAAAACACAATTTCAAAAAAATTTCAGCTACAAGTTTAAATGGGAATACAAAGAACCCTATTATAAGTTGATAGCAGGTGCCTTTTTAAACCGAAGCGAAGCGATGGCCGCATTGGATCAGGTGAAGAAAAAATTCAGTACAGCTTTTATCAGCATTGATCATAAAATTGAATATTCAGAAATTCATTAG
- a CDS encoding RNA polymerase sigma factor has protein sequence MSTIEFYTSLDQQSQTLHNFAFSLTRDMEDAKDLYQETAFRALSNRDKFQPGTNFKAWLITIMKNIFINNYRRKVKGGIVSDNSENQYYLNSINNSILNSAESDIMMDELNGMVESLDDSLKIPFLRYFHGYKYQEIADELKLPLGTVKSRIFFARKALKSMISKHYRMYDELAILEN, from the coding sequence ATGTCCACGATCGAGTTTTACACTTCGCTAGACCAGCAATCACAGACTCTGCACAATTTTGCATTCAGTCTGACCAGAGATATGGAAGATGCCAAAGATCTTTATCAGGAAACTGCTTTCAGGGCATTGTCCAACCGCGATAAGTTTCAGCCCGGCACCAATTTTAAGGCTTGGCTGATCACGATCATGAAGAATATCTTCATTAACAATTACCGCCGGAAGGTAAAAGGTGGTATTGTAAGTGACAATAGTGAAAATCAATATTATCTCAATTCCATTAATAATTCAATCCTCAACAGCGCTGAATCTGACATAATGATGGATGAGTTGAATGGAATGGTCGAGAGTCTGGACGACTCTTTAAAAATACCTTTCCTGAGATATTTCCACGGTTACAAATATCAGGAAATTGCCGATGAACTCAAATTGCCACTTGGCACTGTAAAGAGCAGAATCTTTTTTGCCAGGAAAGCTTTGAAAAGTATGATTTCAAAGCACTACAGGATGTACGATGAGCTGGCAATTTTGGAAAACTAA
- a CDS encoding redoxin domain-containing protein, producing MLNGIGSLKGIRINFARQNFIVCIIELIFKNRKTGMRKNFIIVDKVNLSFFLMFFYLFCQRPEARAQTDSCHLRFEIKGGTAGKVKLIGVFADQNYIADSTMMNELGQFEFKRKSPLKPGYFYIILPDYTNFHMMVDREQHFSMKAEKPDLINSMKVEGSLDNVLLYESLKLQQMHDQRIDSINQYKKNNEGVESTQKLVDEAFKKINDERKEHVKLLLSKYPNSFFTKFKSAGQNPDLVEVFNEKGEPDRNVQLQYFKAQFWDNVDMSDPRLIYTPVIVNKLNKYIVDFTVQHPDSIIKYADLIIQKSFANKEMFQFVSNWIALKYQPTKTKVMDGEAVYVHIIDKYFTKENAYWLDSVELGKLRKKAWEMQASLLNRKGPDVVSVDPMGQTKSIYEIKKPYVIVYMYDPKCDHCREETPKLRKFYQEWKDKVEVFAIALQTNDQEWKEFLEKYAIKDWTNVYDPTNRSIYAKYWVDITPEMYVLNKERKIIGKNLKTDQLSFIINKDLGIQE from the coding sequence ATGTTGAATGGAATAGGTAGTTTAAAAGGTATTCGTATTAATTTTGCAAGGCAAAATTTCATTGTTTGTATCATTGAACTCATTTTTAAAAATCGAAAAACTGGTATGCGAAAAAATTTTATAATAGTCGACAAGGTTAATTTGTCTTTCTTTTTAATGTTTTTTTATCTGTTCTGTCAAAGGCCGGAAGCAAGAGCACAAACAGACAGCTGTCATTTGAGATTTGAAATTAAAGGTGGAACAGCAGGCAAGGTAAAATTGATAGGGGTTTTTGCAGATCAGAATTACATTGCCGATTCTACCATGATGAATGAATTGGGACAGTTTGAATTTAAAAGAAAATCACCTTTGAAGCCAGGATATTTTTACATCATATTGCCCGACTATACCAATTTTCACATGATGGTTGATCGTGAGCAGCATTTTAGCATGAAAGCTGAAAAGCCAGATCTGATTAACAGCATGAAGGTGGAAGGATCGCTGGACAATGTACTGCTGTACGAATCTTTAAAACTACAACAGATGCATGACCAGCGCATTGATTCGATCAATCAATATAAGAAAAACAACGAAGGGGTTGAGTCCACGCAAAAATTAGTAGATGAGGCATTTAAGAAAATCAACGACGAGAGAAAGGAACATGTTAAACTATTGCTATCAAAATACCCCAATTCTTTTTTTACCAAATTTAAGTCTGCTGGACAGAATCCTGATTTGGTCGAAGTTTTTAATGAAAAAGGAGAGCCAGATCGCAATGTGCAGCTACAATATTTTAAAGCTCAGTTTTGGGACAATGTGGATATGTCGGATCCCAGATTAATTTATACACCCGTCATTGTCAACAAGCTCAACAAATATATTGTGGATTTTACGGTTCAGCATCCAGATTCTATTATAAAATATGCGGATCTGATCATTCAAAAATCTTTTGCCAACAAAGAGATGTTTCAATTTGTCAGCAATTGGATCGCTTTAAAGTATCAGCCTACCAAGACGAAAGTAATGGATGGCGAGGCTGTTTACGTTCACATTATTGACAAATATTTTACCAAAGAGAATGCCTACTGGTTGGATTCTGTTGAGCTGGGTAAACTTAGGAAGAAGGCGTGGGAAATGCAGGCAAGCCTGCTCAACCGCAAGGGTCCGGATGTGGTATCTGTAGATCCAATGGGTCAGACGAAATCCATTTATGAAATCAAAAAACCCTATGTGATTGTATACATGTATGATCCAAAATGTGACCATTGTAGGGAAGAGACACCCAAACTCAGAAAATTTTATCAGGAGTGGAAGGATAAGGTGGAAGTATTTGCAATTGCCCTCCAAACCAACGATCAGGAATGGAAAGAATTTTTGGAAAAGTATGCCATCAAAGATTGGACCAATGTTTATGACCCAACCAACCGATCTATTTATGCCAAGTATTGGGTGGACATCACTCCAGAAATGTATGTTCTGAATAAAGAAAGAAAAATCATCGGTAAAAATTTAAAAACCGATCAACTGAGTTTTATTATCAACAAGGATTTGGGAATTCAGGAATAG
- the tgt gene encoding tRNA guanosine(34) transglycosylase Tgt has protein sequence MTLFTKIHQDQHSNARAGILKTDRGDLQTPLFMPVGTSATVKAVHQKELDEVIKAQIILGNTYHLYLRPGMDIMRSAGGLHSFMAWDKPILTDSGGYQVYSLSSRRKITPEGVKFQSHIDGSSHFFSPESVVDIQRTLGSDIMMALDECTPYPCDRKYAQKSLKLTNDWLERGYKRFEETSELYGKKQIFVPISQGSLFEDLRKASSEFNAQFDSPLYAIGGLSVGEPEEELYRMTEVATSNMPIDRGRYLMGVGTPANLLECIGLGIDLFDCVLPTRNARHGILYTSEGTVHIRNQKWKDDFNPIDPNSMAETSRTHTKAYLRHLFMVSEILGAQLASIQNLSFYLQLMKSAREQILTDQYIPWKLKTISLINRKL, from the coding sequence ATGACCTTATTTACTAAAATACATCAGGATCAGCATTCCAATGCCCGGGCAGGGATTTTGAAAACCGATAGGGGAGATCTCCAGACTCCTTTATTCATGCCTGTTGGAACATCAGCAACCGTTAAGGCTGTGCATCAAAAAGAATTGGATGAGGTGATCAAGGCCCAAATTATTTTGGGGAATACTTATCATCTTTATTTACGGCCGGGTATGGACATAATGCGGTCCGCCGGAGGCTTACATTCATTTATGGCTTGGGATAAACCTATTCTGACAGACAGTGGTGGATACCAGGTGTATTCGTTAAGCAGTCGGCGTAAAATCACCCCGGAAGGAGTTAAATTTCAATCTCACATTGATGGTAGCAGCCATTTTTTCTCCCCGGAATCTGTGGTGGATATTCAGAGAACCCTCGGCTCAGATATTATGATGGCATTGGATGAATGCACTCCCTATCCCTGCGACAGAAAATACGCACAAAAATCATTGAAACTAACCAATGACTGGCTTGAAAGAGGATACAAACGTTTTGAAGAGACCTCAGAACTCTATGGAAAAAAGCAGATATTCGTACCCATCTCACAAGGCTCCCTCTTCGAAGATTTAAGAAAAGCATCCAGTGAATTCAACGCCCAATTTGATAGCCCACTTTATGCCATTGGTGGTTTGTCTGTAGGGGAACCCGAAGAGGAATTATATAGAATGACCGAGGTGGCTACATCCAATATGCCCATCGACAGAGGAAGGTACCTTATGGGTGTAGGTACTCCTGCCAATCTTCTGGAGTGCATTGGGCTCGGGATTGATCTGTTTGATTGTGTATTGCCCACTCGCAATGCTCGGCATGGAATACTATATACCTCCGAAGGTACTGTGCATATTCGCAACCAAAAGTGGAAAGATGATTTCAATCCCATCGACCCAAATTCGATGGCTGAAACAAGCCGGACGCACACGAAAGCTTATCTACGGCATCTTTTCATGGTGTCAGAAATACTCGGCGCGCAACTTGCGAGCATTCAAAATCTAAGTTTCTATTTGCAATTGATGAAATCGGCAAGGGAACAAATTCTCACCGATCAATATATTCCCTGGAAATTAAAAACTATCTCTTTGATCAATCGTAAATTGTAA
- a CDS encoding DUF2279 domain-containing protein yields MKAQKRWIQVADSSHSGRVYLAAGLSALSYSAFSVGLYHAWYKDFHTGRFRSFNDWAEWRYMDKLGHLYSGYFQSDLIYQLARWTGQSKETSIWTGMGVSLLFLSTVEVYDGFSRAWGFSWTDVSANVLGVGFFGLQQAVFDRQIASIKFSAPATCYPMEKLISERRKKLFGNNMAQIVLKDYNRQIYWLSFHPGKWVSPIPWLNLAIGYGAEGLYGGFQNRWTEADGSEIRLDPSMYPRYSQIYFSLDLNLKKIPIKNPWWRSFLSMVQVVKIPAPALEFNTLGQIRAHWWK; encoded by the coding sequence TTGAAGGCACAAAAAAGATGGATTCAAGTTGCAGATAGTTCTCATTCAGGAAGGGTTTATCTCGCTGCGGGCTTGTCTGCACTTAGCTATTCGGCTTTTTCGGTGGGCCTGTACCATGCCTGGTACAAAGACTTTCACACGGGTCGATTTAGAAGTTTTAATGACTGGGCTGAATGGAGGTATATGGATAAATTGGGACATTTATATTCCGGATACTTTCAAAGCGATTTGATTTATCAGCTTGCAAGATGGACAGGTCAATCGAAAGAGACTTCGATTTGGACAGGAATGGGTGTTTCCTTGCTTTTTTTGAGCACTGTTGAAGTGTACGATGGATTTAGTCGGGCTTGGGGTTTTTCATGGACCGATGTATCTGCAAATGTGCTTGGTGTTGGATTCTTTGGGCTGCAACAGGCAGTTTTTGATAGGCAGATAGCCAGCATAAAATTTTCTGCTCCGGCTACCTGCTATCCGATGGAGAAATTGATTTCAGAAAGGCGAAAAAAATTATTTGGCAACAACATGGCTCAAATCGTTCTAAAAGATTACAACCGTCAAATTTATTGGTTGTCTTTTCATCCTGGCAAGTGGGTTTCACCAATCCCCTGGCTAAACCTGGCCATTGGTTATGGAGCAGAGGGTTTGTATGGAGGATTTCAAAACAGGTGGACGGAAGCCGATGGTTCTGAAATCAGACTGGATCCATCCATGTATCCAAGGTACTCTCAAATCTACTTTTCTTTGGATCTAAATCTGAAAAAGATACCGATCAAAAATCCATGGTGGAGAAGCTTCTTGAGCATGGTTCAGGTAGTCAAAATTCCAGCGCCTGCATTAGAGTTCAATACCTTGGGACAAATCAGGGCGCATTGGTGGAAATGA
- the secA gene encoding preprotein translocase subunit SecA: MFNFLKKVFGTKQEKDVKSYSLLLPSIHAFQQEYTELSHDELRNKTHEFRARIKSYLEGIDGEIETLKTKADEEADIHDKEALYVEIDLKIKERDSLQEEILKEILPEAFAVVKEAARRFSENEQIVVNATDRDRSLSVSRAFVDLDGDKAIYRNRWSAAGGDIVWNMVHYDVQLIGGMALHEGKIAEMGTGEGKTLVATLPAYLNGLTGNGVHVVTVNDYLARRDSEWVGPLFEFLHLTVDCIDKYKPHSPQRRNAYECDITYGTNNEFGFDYLRDNMVRSIDEKVQIKHHYAMVDEVDSVLIDDARTPLIISGPVDQDEESEEYNKLKPKVERLYSEQKRISSQFLNDARKLINDGSTGYNEGEGGLALFRAYRSLPKSRPLIKFLSEDGIRNILQKTENYYMQEQSRNMKIADEPLLFTIDEKNRQVELTPRGEEFMAIGESDPNFYLIPDLSESLHQIDLQENLSKEEKTERKAKILDDFAVKSQRLHCVSQLLKAYTIFEKDEEYVVMDGEVKIVDEGTGRILEGRRYSDGLHQAIEAKENVKVGELTQTYATVTLQNYFRMYHKLAGMTGTAETEAGEFWQIYKLDVVVIPTNKPVIRDDREDLVYKTAREKFNAVIDEIEVCTNAGRPVLVGTTSVDISEKLSRMLQLRGISHNVLNAKQHQREAEIVSEAGNPGKVTIATNMAGRGTDIKIGEEVKKAGGLAIIGTERHESRRVDRQLRGRSGRQGDPGSSQFFVSFEDNLMRLFNSDRITSIMDKLGHKEGEVMQHSMVTKSIERAQKKVEENNFGMRKRLLEYDDVMNIQREAIYKKRDHALHGDRLAVDLSYMFNSTLDHIVAYHKSTVDPEGFVNDSISILGFSPEIDEAYFRESSVSEVQQEFRKQFYEFYHKKENQIKDVLLPYIVEVHKTEGHRYQRIMIPFVDESRESLPLAADLEKAVKTKGYSIMRDIERSVALSILDSQWKEHLRNMDELKESVQAASFEQKDPLVIYKMEAYKLFETLVHKMNKEITSYLSRGKLAVNNNQGVQEAKPQKTDLSRTQTNRSAEEERMRRAAEQAGRELIPQVQTVRNSSPKIGRNDPCPCGSGRKYKNCHGEGIS, from the coding sequence ATGTTTAATTTTCTGAAAAAAGTATTTGGAACCAAGCAAGAAAAAGATGTAAAAAGCTACAGCCTATTGCTGCCTAGCATCCATGCCTTCCAACAAGAATATACCGAGCTATCCCATGACGAATTGCGCAATAAAACACATGAATTCAGAGCCAGAATCAAATCCTACCTGGAAGGAATTGATGGCGAAATCGAAACTTTGAAAACGAAGGCCGATGAAGAGGCAGACATTCACGATAAAGAAGCCTTGTATGTTGAAATCGATCTAAAAATTAAAGAAAGAGACAGTCTGCAGGAAGAAATTCTAAAAGAAATCTTACCGGAGGCCTTTGCCGTGGTTAAAGAAGCCGCACGCCGTTTTTCTGAAAATGAACAGATCGTGGTCAATGCGACTGACAGAGACCGATCACTTTCCGTTTCCAGAGCTTTTGTTGACCTGGATGGTGACAAGGCCATTTATCGCAACCGCTGGTCTGCGGCTGGAGGAGATATTGTTTGGAACATGGTGCATTACGATGTACAGTTGATTGGTGGTATGGCCCTCCATGAAGGAAAAATTGCTGAAATGGGCACCGGTGAGGGAAAAACCCTTGTGGCTACCCTTCCAGCCTATCTCAATGGACTGACCGGAAATGGTGTACATGTCGTCACTGTCAATGATTATCTGGCAAGGAGGGACTCAGAATGGGTTGGACCTTTGTTTGAATTTCTCCATCTGACCGTAGATTGCATCGATAAATACAAACCGCACTCTCCCCAACGCAGAAATGCATACGAATGCGATATCACCTACGGTACAAACAATGAATTTGGATTTGATTATCTCAGGGACAACATGGTGAGATCCATTGATGAAAAGGTTCAAATCAAACACCATTACGCAATGGTGGATGAGGTGGATAGTGTTTTGATTGATGACGCCAGAACTCCTTTGATTATTTCGGGACCGGTGGATCAGGATGAAGAGAGTGAGGAATACAACAAATTGAAGCCAAAGGTCGAAAGACTTTACAGCGAACAAAAAAGAATCAGTAGTCAGTTTCTCAATGATGCGAGAAAACTGATCAATGATGGGAGTACAGGATACAATGAAGGAGAAGGCGGGCTCGCACTATTCAGAGCGTATCGCTCCTTACCGAAATCAAGGCCATTGATCAAATTTCTCAGTGAAGACGGAATCCGAAACATTCTCCAAAAAACAGAAAACTATTACATGCAGGAGCAATCCCGCAATATGAAAATAGCGGATGAACCGCTTCTTTTCACGATAGATGAGAAAAACAGGCAGGTTGAATTAACCCCAAGAGGTGAAGAATTCATGGCAATCGGTGAATCGGATCCAAATTTTTATTTGATTCCGGATTTATCAGAATCTCTTCATCAGATTGATTTGCAGGAAAACCTGAGCAAAGAAGAAAAAACGGAGAGAAAGGCTAAAATTTTAGATGACTTTGCAGTCAAATCACAAAGGCTTCACTGCGTCAGCCAATTGCTGAAAGCATACACCATTTTTGAAAAAGACGAAGAGTACGTTGTGATGGACGGTGAAGTCAAAATCGTAGATGAGGGTACAGGTCGTATCCTTGAAGGTCGTCGTTATTCCGATGGTTTGCATCAGGCCATCGAGGCAAAAGAAAATGTAAAGGTGGGAGAATTGACCCAGACTTATGCGACAGTTACTCTGCAGAATTATTTTAGAATGTACCACAAATTGGCGGGTATGACTGGAACTGCAGAAACAGAGGCAGGAGAATTCTGGCAAATTTATAAATTAGATGTGGTGGTTATTCCCACCAACAAACCGGTAATCCGGGACGACCGCGAAGACCTTGTCTATAAAACTGCCCGTGAAAAATTCAACGCGGTAATAGATGAAATTGAAGTTTGCACCAATGCAGGAAGGCCTGTTCTGGTGGGTACCACTTCTGTAGATATTTCTGAAAAATTATCCAGAATGCTGCAACTGAGGGGTATCTCCCACAATGTTCTGAACGCAAAACAACATCAGCGCGAAGCGGAAATCGTCTCTGAGGCAGGAAATCCTGGTAAAGTCACCATTGCCACCAACATGGCGGGTAGAGGTACGGATATTAAAATTGGAGAAGAAGTTAAAAAAGCGGGAGGGCTGGCCATCATTGGTACCGAAAGACATGAATCCCGCAGGGTCGATCGCCAGTTGCGCGGTAGATCCGGACGACAGGGGGACCCTGGTTCATCTCAATTTTTTGTGTCGTTTGAAGACAATTTGATGCGTCTATTCAATTCAGATCGCATTACTTCCATTATGGACAAATTAGGTCACAAAGAAGGAGAGGTGATGCAACATAGCATGGTCACCAAATCTATTGAAAGGGCTCAAAAAAAGGTGGAAGAAAACAATTTTGGAATGCGCAAGCGCCTTCTGGAATACGATGATGTGATGAACATTCAACGGGAAGCCATCTATAAAAAAAGAGATCACGCATTACACGGTGATCGCTTGGCAGTGGACCTGAGTTATATGTTCAATTCAACATTGGATCACATTGTGGCTTATCATAAATCCACAGTGGATCCAGAGGGATTTGTCAATGATTCTATCAGTATTCTTGGATTTTCTCCTGAAATCGATGAGGCTTATTTCAGAGAAAGCTCAGTGAGTGAAGTACAACAAGAATTTAGAAAACAATTTTACGAGTTCTATCACAAAAAAGAAAATCAGATCAAAGACGTTCTGTTACCTTATATTGTTGAAGTTCACAAGACCGAAGGTCACAGGTATCAAAGAATCATGATTCCTTTTGTAGATGAATCCAGAGAATCACTCCCTTTGGCGGCAGATCTTGAGAAAGCTGTAAAAACAAAGGGTTACAGTATAATGAGGGATATTGAAAGATCTGTAGCGCTAAGTATTCTTGACTCCCAATGGAAAGAACACCTGCGCAATATGGATGAACTAAAAGAATCCGTTCAGGCTGCTTCTTTTGAACAAAAAGACCCACTGGTTATCTATAAAATGGAGGCCTATAAACTATTTGAAACTCTGGTCCATAAAATGAACAAAGAAATCACGTCTTATTTATCACGGGGCAAACTAGCGGTCAACAATAACCAAGGAGTACAGGAAGCAAAACCGCAAAAAACAGATCTCAGCCGCACACAAACCAACCGTTCAGCAGAAGAGGAAAGGATGAGAAGAGCAGCAGAGCAAGCAGGTAGAGAGCTGATACCTCAGGTGCAAACCGTTCGGAATTCCAGTCCAAAAATTGGACGAAACGACCCTTGTCCTTGTGGCAGTGGGCGCAAATATAAAAATTGTCATGGAGAAGGCATTTCTTAG
- a CDS encoding LptF/LptG family permease gives MNLSAFKLTIIDRYIMGKYFTTFFFTMMLLSVVAVVFDVSERIEKFLSKNLGFWEVTTQYYLNFIPWINSLLFPLYSLVTVIYFTSRMADQTEIIPMFGSGMSFKRFLRPFMLASLTITLLHLGANHLLVPKGNRVLREFENKHIKASNVYTRDRNVHLFVEPGVEAFVVNFSVTDSSGQQFMLRKYDSSKIIQILTAKTIKWKAAPDLWTLRDYEIRTMLDTMERFEIYSGQSMDTSLNLLVSDFVITKNQKDMMPTPELSHFIERELVKGSGITRSYEVEKHRRTADPFTSLILSLIGACIASRKVRGGLGLHLAVGVILGVVFIFLSKLSITIANSDVFSPLISVWIPNILFSGVAIYSYHRAQK, from the coding sequence ATGAATTTATCAGCATTTAAATTGACCATAATTGATCGGTATATCATGGGGAAGTACTTCACCACTTTCTTTTTTACCATGATGCTGCTATCCGTAGTCGCTGTGGTATTTGATGTCTCAGAGCGAATCGAAAAATTTTTGAGCAAAAATTTGGGTTTCTGGGAAGTGACCACACAATATTACCTTAATTTCATTCCATGGATCAACTCCTTGTTGTTCCCACTTTATAGTCTGGTAACTGTCATCTATTTTACATCCAGGATGGCCGATCAAACAGAGATTATTCCAATGTTTGGTTCCGGTATGTCCTTCAAGCGTTTTTTGCGACCATTTATGTTGGCTTCTTTGACCATCACCCTTTTGCATTTGGGAGCCAATCATCTTTTGGTACCCAAAGGAAATCGGGTTTTGAGAGAATTTGAAAACAAACACATCAAAGCAAGCAATGTATATACCAGAGACCGCAATGTCCATTTATTTGTAGAACCCGGGGTAGAAGCTTTTGTGGTCAATTTTAGTGTGACTGATTCCTCCGGACAACAATTTATGCTGAGAAAGTACGATAGTTCCAAAATCATCCAAATTCTCACGGCCAAGACCATCAAATGGAAAGCAGCACCAGATCTGTGGACACTCAGGGATTATGAAATCCGAACCATGTTGGATACAATGGAGAGGTTTGAAATTTATTCCGGACAAAGCATGGATACTTCCCTGAATCTTCTGGTCTCAGATTTTGTAATCACTAAAAACCAAAAAGACATGATGCCTACTCCCGAATTGAGTCATTTTATTGAGCGTGAATTGGTTAAAGGTTCCGGAATCACGAGAAGTTATGAGGTGGAAAAACACCGCAGGACGGCAGACCCCTTCACTTCCTTGATCTTAAGTCTGATAGGAGCATGCATTGCCAGTAGAAAAGTAAGGGGTGGACTGGGACTCCATCTGGCGGTTGGTGTTATTTTGGGGGTTGTGTTTATTTTTCTGTCCAAACTGTCCATTACCATCGCCAACAGTGATGTTTTTAGTCCTTTGATTTCAGTTTGGATTCCCAATATTTTATTTTCAGGAGTGGCAATTTATAGTTATCATAGAGCCCAAAAATGA
- the rodA gene encoding rod shape-determining protein RodA: MARLKGIKTDWIIPAVYASLLLIGWVAQYSATNIYNDQLDFLDFQVPIVKQTVYIFFALVLFFIGLSVDGKFWHTFAYLFYGISLFLLILVLFIGSEVKGAKAWFNFGGFSFQPSEFSKLSTALALSSYLSYFKVKLTEIKYQSYALLIIFTPCLLILIQPDAGSLITFFSLFLLLFLEGLNAIYLIAAILLIAIFVGTVLFPIEWILFSILLLSFGFSWYYLRLYRYHYLLAILLMGIGVYLTYQFGVSQGIWFLLIALTFSLVLLWRAKQEKLAIMLPMFAIGLVGFGFGSNSIYNGLKPHQQERIKVWLKPSECDPRGSLYNLLQSKVAIGSGGVFGKGFLNGNMTKLKYVPEQSTDFIFSTIGEEHGFIGSAAVMILFLVLIWRIFAHSVQMEYKFGSCFGMALAGFLGFHVIINIGMTMGLVPIIGIPLPFISKGGSSLMVFSLMLGIFLKFQSKGK, encoded by the coding sequence ATGGCAAGGCTGAAAGGTATAAAGACTGATTGGATAATACCCGCTGTGTATGCGAGTCTTTTGCTGATTGGTTGGGTAGCTCAATATTCTGCTACCAATATTTACAATGACCAATTGGACTTTTTGGATTTTCAAGTGCCCATCGTCAAACAAACTGTTTACATTTTTTTTGCCCTGGTTTTGTTTTTCATCGGACTTTCTGTAGATGGTAAATTCTGGCACACTTTTGCTTATTTGTTCTATGGGATCAGTCTTTTTCTTTTGATCCTGGTTCTTTTTATTGGTTCAGAAGTCAAGGGGGCAAAAGCCTGGTTTAATTTCGGTGGATTTTCATTCCAACCCTCGGAATTCTCTAAATTGTCCACCGCTCTCGCGCTGTCCAGCTATTTAAGTTATTTTAAAGTCAAACTGACAGAAATTAAGTATCAGTCCTACGCGCTATTAATTATATTCACTCCATGTTTATTGATCCTGATCCAACCGGATGCAGGCTCACTCATTACTTTTTTTTCGTTGTTCTTATTGCTATTTCTGGAGGGCTTAAACGCAATTTACCTTATTGCGGCCATTCTTCTGATTGCCATTTTTGTCGGCACCGTCCTTTTTCCCATTGAGTGGATTTTGTTTTCAATTTTATTATTAAGTTTTGGGTTTAGCTGGTATTACCTGAGACTATACAGATATCACTATTTGTTGGCAATCTTGCTAATGGGAATAGGGGTTTATCTGACTTACCAATTTGGAGTTTCTCAGGGTATTTGGTTTTTGCTGATTGCTCTGACTTTCTCTCTGGTCCTTCTGTGGCGGGCGAAACAAGAGAAACTGGCGATCATGTTGCCTATGTTTGCAATTGGCTTGGTGGGATTTGGTTTTGGCAGTAACAGCATTTACAATGGACTAAAGCCACATCAGCAAGAAAGAATAAAAGTTTGGCTAAAACCTTCAGAATGCGATCCCAGAGGTTCTCTGTACAATTTATTGCAATCCAAAGTAGCCATTGGTTCAGGAGGAGTTTTTGGAAAGGGTTTTCTGAATGGCAATATGACAAAACTGAAGTATGTTCCTGAGCAATCAACGGATTTTATTTTCAGCACAATCGGTGAAGAACACGGTTTTATTGGCAGTGCTGCGGTGATGATCTTATTTTTAGTTTTGATTTGGAGAATCTTTGCCCACAGCGTACAAATGGAATACAAATTTGGCTCATGTTTTGGTATGGCTCTGGCAGGATTTTTAGGCTTCCATGTGATCATCAACATTGGAATGACGATGGGCTTGGTTCCCATCATTGGGATACCACTGCCATTTATTAGCAAAGGCGGATCCTCCTTAATGGTCTTTTCTCTGATGTTGGGTATTTTTTTAAAATTCCAATCGAAAGGCAAATGA